Genomic DNA from Enterococcus saccharolyticus subsp. saccharolyticus:
AGTTGGTGCGACGCATTAAATAATCGGCAGGCGTCAAGACGGCTTCTTCATGCAGCGCATAATTTAACGAGTAACTATCACGCACTGATAAACCGGCAATTTTTTCGTCATACTGCAAGACTTTTTCCAGATTAGAACCATATAGATTAGCTAAATGCAATGCGTCTTTTTCGTTCAATCCTTTGTCTTCTGCTAATTTCGCTAAATTTGCTAATTCTTCATCAACTTTCTGATGATTGATTCGTCCACCTGAAACTGGATAGTTTACAGAGTCAATTAAAACGAACCTTTTTTGAAAATCTCCTGCTAGAATTTCTTGAATTTTTTGTAATGCTCCTTCAGCCATTAAACGATAATCTGTAATTTTGCCGCCTGCTAGCGTGAGTAATCCATCGGCCGAACGATCTAAACTACTACCACGAGATACTTGCGAAGGATTTACCGTATTATCAATGGATACTTCGACTTCATTAATTGCTTTCTCTACTTTTTCACGAGCCGATGGATCATCCAAATACTCTTTAACAGCGCTTACAACGTCTTGGAAACTCTCTTCTGACAAGGCCCCATTATTGCCACCATTATAATCTGATCCACCATTACCGGAAATTAATGGACGCAACCCAGCCCAACTCGATTCAATATCTTGAATGGTTAATTTTGCTTCTGGAAAACGATGATTCACAATGTCTAATAAGTAAGCAACATCGCTTTGTTCCACTTTAGGATGTTTCAAGTCTCCACGATAATCCGTATCTGTTGTACCAAAATAAGTTTTTTCTTCACGAGGTACCACAAACACCATTCGGCCATCATTTTTGCCAGTATCAAAATACGTTGGTTGTGGCACATTTAATTTACTACGATCGACAACTAAATGAACACCTTTCGTTGGACGCATTTGCGGCGGTAGTTCATTTTTACTGTCCAATTGACGAACTTTATCTGACCAAGGACCTGTTGTATTGATAATCACACGGGCAGCGATTGTAAAGATTTCTCCTGTCAATAAATCTTCTACTTTTGCCCCATTCGCTTGTCCTTTTTCATCATGAACAATTTCAAGTACTTTTACTTTATTGAGCATGTACCCGCCATCTGCTTGCGCTTGTTTGATATTTTCAATCACTAAGCGTGCATCATTGTTGCGAAAATCAAGATAGACTCCTGCACCTTGTAAATTCTCTTTTTGTAATTGGGGTTCTCTAGCTAATACTTCTTCTTTACTTAAAAGATAATTCGCATATTTTGTGCCAGTAACACCTGCTAATTGATCATATAAATCCATCGCAACTTTCACTGAAAATAGATTGAAGGTTGCACCAGGTTCATCATAAATTGGTAGTAACATCGGATCTGGTTTAGGAATATGTGGCGCAATTTTTTGTACATTCGCACGTTCTTTCACCGTATCTGCAACGACTTCGACATCAAAGGTTTTTAAATAACGAATACCTCCATGAACCAATTTAGTTGAGCGTGAAGAAGTGCCTTCTGCAAAATCTTGCATTTCAACTAAGGCAGTTTTCATACCGGCAGCGGCAGCTTGAACAGCTACCCCTGCACCAGTAATTCCCCCACCAATAATCAACAAATCAACCGTGCTTGTTTTTAATTCTTGAATATTGTTACGTCTTGTTTCAAATGAAAATGTCATGTTATTGACCTTCCTTCTTTTTGCGAGGTTTAAACGTTTGTGTAGCAGCAACTGCTGCTTGCCAATTTTCATATAACTCTTCACGTTCATCATCAGCCATTTGAGGTGTAAAAATTTCGCCTTCTTTTTGCATTTCTTTTAATTCATCTAAGTCTTTCCAGAAACCAACTGCTAAACCAGCTAGATAAGCCGCACCTAAAGCTGTTGTCTCTAAATTGGCTGCACGTTGCACTTGTGTATTTAAAATATCTGCTTGGAACTGCATTAATAAATTATTTTTAGCAGCACCACCATCTACTTTTAATAATGGAATATCAATACCAGAATCTTTTTTCATGGTTTCTAAGACATCGCGTGATTGGTAAGCGACTGCTTGAAGCGTTGCACGAACAAAATCTTCTTTCGTTGTCCCACGTGTTAAGCCAAAGACTGCGCCCCGAGCATCGGAATCCCAATAGGGTGCTCCTAATCCAGTAAATGCAGGCACAACATACACATCGTTTCCACCTGTCGCTTTAGCTGCAACTTCTTCTGATTCTGGTGACGTTTCAATCATACGTAAACCATCACGCAACCATTGAATTGCAGAACCAGCTACAAATATACTTCCTTCAAGTGCGTAATAAACTTTTCCATTAATACCATAACCGATTGTTGTTAATAAATTATTTTCTGATAATTGTGGTTCTTCTCCTGTATTCATTACAATAAATGAACCTGTACCATACGTATTTTTAACCATACCTGGTTCAAATGCCATTTGGCCAAATAAAGCAGCTTGTTGGTCACCGGCCATTCCTGAAATAGGCACTTCACTGCCATAAAAATGATACCCTTTTGTATATCCGTAAATTTCTGAATTACTTTTTACTTCTGGTAACATCGCTTGAGGAATATTTAATAGTTCTAAAATTTCTTCATCCCAAGTTAAATCATGAATATTGTATAACATCGTACGACTTGCATTGGAATAATCCGTTACATGTGCCTCTCCATCCGTTAATTTCCAAACCAACCAAGAATCAATGGTTCCGAATAATAATTCGCCTTTTTCAGCGCGTTCTTGTGCACCTTCAACATGATCTAAAATCCAACGAATTTTTGTTGCTGAAAAATACGCATCGACAATTAATCCCGTTTTGGAATGAATCATTTCTTTGTAACCATCTATTACTAACTGATCAGCAATACCAGAAGATTGACGAGATTGCCAAACAATGGCATTGTGAATTGGACGACCGGTTTCTTTCTCCCATACCACAGTTGTTTCACGTTGGTTGGTAATTCCGATACCTGCTACTTCATCCGGATGAATGCCTGATTCAATGAAGGCGCCCGCAATCACCGATTGAACAGAGTTCCAAATTTCATTCGCATTATGCTCTACCCAACCAGAATTTGGGAAATGTTGTGTAAATTCTTTTTGGGAACTCCCAATATTTTTACCTTCTTTATTAAATAAAATTGCTCGTGAACTTGTTGTTCCTTGATCAATTGCCATAATGTATTTTTTCTCTTTTGTCGTCATATTTATCTGCTCCTTTGATAGCGTTTTCTTTACATTCATATCTTACCTTTTTTCCTATGTTTTATTTTGTCATCTTTTTTTCTTTTTTTAGATTTTTTGACAAAATTCAATCACAGCAAGGGTTTTTCTACAATTTACGAATCAGATTTTTTATTTCTTGAATATCATAATTGGTTCCTAACTCTGACAAACGATAATACGGTACGTTTTCATGAGATTGATTGCTAATAATTAAATCATAGTGGTGTTCAGGAATATAAACTTCCACAACCACGCCATTAATCATATTTAAATGCAACATGTACATGTTGATTGCCGCTTCTTTAAACAACGGGTCCATCTTTAAATCAATACCAATTCGAATTTCGCGATTCATTTCTACATCTAAAATAGTGACAATACTTAAATACTTTACTTCTGTCATCGCTAATAAACTATTGTCTGCCTCATCTGGAATCGCTAATGTTTCTTGCGCTAAATGCAACAATTTTTTGGTATATGCTTGAATATTTCGGCTAGATAGTTTGGCTTCGAGTTGCCAAATATTTTCTCGATCATACACTTCGACATCCCCTTGGAAAAAATACAACCGTAGATGCACTTGGGATAAATGATAATAACAATTTGCTTCCCATTCTGAACGAATTTTAGGACGAGGATACAATCGTAAAATGTTTTCTAAAATTAAGGTGTCCGCAATACTACTTGGTGTAAAACGCGAGCGTTGTAAGGAGTATTGATAGAAGTCTCGTTCATTTAAAATCGACATACTAATTAAAAAGATAAAATGCAACATAATTTCTTCTTCTCTAATTTCTACTGCATAATAACTAAAAAAGCGGTGAAAAATAGGCTTTAATTGAAGGTAAAAGCGATCTTTTTGGTAGGGTTCAAATTTCTTATAAAATGTTTGAAAAGATAATTTGGAGATTGAAATGCGATATTTTGTAATTTTCATCCATAAATTAATTCGTTGATGCGCTTCTGCAGTAAATGTTAAGCCAAATCCTCGTTCAAATTGTTCAATCAATTGTTTTTCTTTTCCTGTTAACTGTTGTGGATACTGATCTAAATACCACATTAATTGAAAATAAAAATAACGAATCTGACTCTCTTCTCCTTCAAGTTTCCCTTGCCAAATCATTAATTTGAATTCTTTTAATAAGACATTAATTTCTTTTATTTTTCGTGATAAAGATGATTCACTAATCGCTAATTCTTGGGTTAAGCGGATAAAAGCCATTTCTTTATTTTCTAATAGATGAATTAAAATTTGATATTTAGGTGCTTCTTGATACCAAGACAACTCTAATTCTCGTAAAGAAAACGCCGGTACTTTCCAAAATTGAATGCTATTTTTATCGTAAGTCAATCGGCATTGACCTTCATAACGCGCTAAATCATCCATTAATTCTTCTAAATAATTTTCGACAGATTTTTTGGAAATTTGTAATTTGTCCGTCATTTCTGTCATTGTCGTTTGACCGCCCGAAAGCAATAAGTTTTTTAAAAGACACATTTTCTTAGCTTCTTTTTTCTCTAACAATTCTTCAAATTTCATCGGCATCACGTCCTGCGAATAAGTCATTTAAAAAAGCTAACGTTGTACTATATTCTGATTGAAAAAAGAAGTCTTGTTCTAATAACGCCTCCATAGTCATTTCCTGTTGAATGGCCCAACCACAACGTTCAATAATCGGCAAGCAATTGTTTCGTGATAGTAACTGAACCCCTAACAAACGTTGCGTCTGCTTCTCAAGAATTAACTTACAATACAACATCTCTTTAGAAGTCGTGGATATAGGTAAGGTCAGATTTTTTACTTGAATCACTTGGGGATATAAAAAAGCGTCTGACTCTAATAAGCCAACACTTGCCAGATACCAATCAAATAATTTTGTGCCAATCATACGTAAGCCCCCCTGAAACTTTTTAGTGGGTTGAACCAAATTAGCAGCTACTACCATACCAGAACGCACAGCATGGTTGATTTGCGGAAGATAAATTTTCTCGTTGGTCAACGCAAAAGGGATTTGAATTAAATCACCTACTGCAAAAATATCTTTTTCTGATGTCTCTAAAAAATCATTGGTCTGAATGGTTAAATCACTATGCGTTACTAACTCGTTCATGGTTTCAGTTGGATGCACATTCACTGTCGTTAGAATTAAGTCGCTTGTTGACTCTTCTTGTGTCACGTGTGCAATTCGTTGATTTAATCGTAAATCTAAATGAGGGATTGTCGCCAGATCAGTTAAAAAAGGCGTTAAGAAGTCTTGATCAAAATACTTAAATAATGGATACTCCATAGCTTCAAAGACTTGTACCTTTTTTCCTAGCCCAATAAAAACACTTGCTGCTTCCATGCCAGCTTGTCCGGCACCAATCAAGGTAATCTCTTGTGCTTGTTCAATTTTCGGTAGCAAATAGTTTGCAGCTTGATATGTTTTATAGTGATAAATTTCCTCTTCTGCTAATTCAATTACTTTGGATTGTTGTGTCGAACCAGTTGCTAAAACTAATTTGTCATACGTGTAACTCGCACCATTTGTTTGGATTGTCTTCTTCTGACTGTCGCACGATAAAAAGACTTCGTTTAAATGCAATTGAATATCATTTTTCTCTAAAACTTCTTTTGAAATAAAGGTTGCTTCTTCTAATGATTCATAAATTCCTTGAAGATATAACAATAATCCATTTGGTAAAAAAGCAAATTGTTCATTTTTCTCAATCACAATAATTTCTGCATCTGGATGTAGCTTACGTGTTTGTAACGCACAATATACGCCCGCAAATGACGCGCCAATAATGATAACTTTCATCGATACACCTCTATTTTTTCGTGAAAAAAAAGTGTAAAACGGCAAATTTACACATTTGTTTTCACTCTTCTTTTGTCTTTAGTATAACAAAAAAACGCCCAAAAAGCGGGCGTTTTGTAGTGTTATGGATAAATACGATTCAACAAACGTGGGAATGGACTGGCTTCACGAACATGTTCGATACCTGCTAACCAAGTCACTGTTCGTTCTAATCCTAAACCAAAACCGGAATGAGGAACAGAACCATATTTACGTAAATCAAGATACCAAGAGTATTCTTCTGGATTTAATCCATGACGTTCGATTTCACCTAATAAATGATCGTAATCTACGTCACGTTCAGAACCACCAATAATTTCGCCATAACCTTCTGGCGCAATCATATCGGCACAAATGACAACATCTTCACGTGTTGGATGTGGTTTCATATAGAATGGTTTAATTGCTTTTGGATAGTTTAAGATAAAAACTGGACGGTCATATGAATTCGCGATAAACGTTTCATGTGGTGAACCGAAATCATCGCCCCATTCAATATCATCAAACCCATTTTCTTTTAATAAGTCAATTGCTTCATCATAAGAAATACGTGGGTAAGGCAATTTTGTATATTTTTCTAAAATTGCACGGTCACGCCCAAGTGTTTCTAACGCTAATTCACAATTATCTAAAACGTTTTGCACTAAAAATGCAACATATTGTTCTTGAATTTCTAAACTTTCATCTTGGTGCATGAATGCCATTTCTGGTTCCATCATCCAAAATTCGATTAAATGACGACGTGTTTTTGATTTTTCAGCACGGAAAGTTGGTCCAAACGAGAACACTTTACCAAATGCCATCGCTGCAGCTTCCATATACAGTTGTCCTGATTGAGAAAGATACGCTTTTTGATCGAAATAATTTGTTTCAAATAAATCAGTTGTTCCTTCTGGTGCAGAACCAGTTAGAATCGGTGGATCAATTTTAATAAAGTTGTGTTTGTTGAAAAATTCGTACGTTGCACGAATAATTTCGTTACGAATTTGCATAATCGCATGCTGTCTTGAAGAACGCAACCATAAATGACGGTGATCCATCAAAAATTCTGTGCCATGTTCTTTTGGTGTGATTGGGTAATCATGACTTTCGCCAATCACTTCGATGCCTTGTACACCAATTTCGTAGCCAAATTTTGAACGGCTGTCTTCACGGATTTCACCAGTCACCCAAACTGAAGTTTCTTGCGTTAAGTTTTTCGCTGTTTGGAAAATTTCTTCTCCGACTTCATTTTTTACAACAATTCCTTGAAACATTGCTGTTCCATCTCTTAGTTGTAAAAAGGCGATTTTTCCGCTTGAGCGTTTGTTCGCAATCCATGCACCGATTTTAACGGTTTCTCCGACATGTTTTTTTGCATCAATAATTTGAATTTGTTCCACGTGTGTCTCTCCATTCTATAATTAAACATTCTATGACAGTGTATTACTTTCTGCGATTTTTTTCAACAAATGCCTTGATTCGATTGACAGTTTCTTCTAAGGTTGCCCAGTCTGAGGCATAACTTAAACGGATATTTTCATTGGCACCAAAACCAGCACCGGTCACTACTGCAACATGCGCTTCATTTAATAACGCATCGGTAAATTCAGTAACATCCGTATATCCACAAAGTTCCATCGTACCTTTAACATTTGGAAACAAATAAAAGGCACCTTGAGGTTTAGCCAATTTCACACCTGGAATTTCTAACATTAACGGATACAAGCGATTTAAACGTTCCTCGAAAGCTTGACGCATTTCTTCCACAGTATCTTGTGTACCTGTTAATGCTTCTACAGCTGCATATTGACTAACCGCTGTTGGATTACTTGTTGATTGAGAAGCAATATCTGTCATCGCTTGAATCAATTCTTTGTCGCCAATCGCAAAACCAATGCGCCAGCCAGTCATTGAATAACTTTTTGAAACGCCATTGATAATCAGTGTTTGTTTGCGAATTTCTTCAGAAATCGTCGCAATCGGTGTAAACTCGTTACCATCATAGACTAAACGACCATAAATATCATCTGCTATAATTAAAAGGTCATGTGCAACGGCCCATTCACCAATTGCTTGTAATTCATCTTTTGTGTAAATCATACCAGTAGGGTTAGAAGGTGAATTTAAAATCACCGCTTTTGATTGCTCTGTGCGGACTGATTCTAATTGTGCAACAGTCACTTTAAATTGATTGTCTTCACTACCTTCAACAAAAACAGGTGTCCCATCTGCTAATTTGACTTGTTCACCATAACTTACCCAATACGGTGTAGGAATAATGACTTCATCGCCTTCATCTAAAATCGCTTGGAATAACGCATACAAAGCAAATTTAGCTCCATCTGTTACTAATGTTTGAGAAACATCATACGTTAAACCATAAAATTTTTCGATATAATCAACAATCGCTTGACGTAGTTCCGGAATACCTGCACTTGGTGTGTAGAAGCTAGCTTTTCCAGATTCAATCGCCGCAATGGCTGCTTTTTGAATATTTTTTGGTGTTGGAAAATCCGGCTCTCCTAATGTCACACTTAAGACATCAACGCCTTGGCTTTTTAATTCTTTCGCTTTTGTCGAAGCAGCTAACGTTACAGATGGTTCTAATGTTTCTGTTCTTTTTGATAATTTCATCTCATTCACCCTTTCAATTTACACCTTAAATATTTCGAATTACTTTGACTTCTTTCCCGTCTTTGAAGTCTAAAAGATAATAGTTATTCCCCTTATTACCTTTTGTCATCACTTCCCAAACAGGTTGGTCTTCAAACATACCTAGAGTCGCTTTTCGTAACGTTTCTCTTGGGTAGTCTTTAAAAATCTTCTCTTTCGCTTCGTCTTCCGTTAACCCTTCATCTTGTGCCAGTACGGTCACGTTTTCTCCTGATTTAGGAATGATGGCCACAACATCTTGTTGTTCCTGATTCTTCCCTAAGACAGAAAAATACGTATCTTCTCTAGTAAACCAATAAAAACGATCGACTTCTTCAATACTTGCATATTGTTTAGCAAGCTGAGTCGCTTCAGCTTTGGCTTGACGGATTGAACTGGTTGCACGAATGTAAGAAAGCGAAGAAAAGAGAATAATAAGCAGCAGGATAGTAATTCCTATCAACAATGCAATAATTTTTCGTTTTTCTTTTTGATCATCGGCTGTCACTTCTTTTGTTCACTTCCTTTCTTGCTAGGTCTCATTATACAAAAACTTTCGCTGAATCTGTACTATTTTCATTTAAATCTTTGGTCTTTTCTAAGAACTGAACCGTTGCCTCACGAATTTCTTCGACGGAAGCTTCTTGTAAAAGTAATTCTTTTGGTAACGCACGAGCCATTTTTTTCCCGTATTTGGTTGTCACAATCCGACGATCTAAAATAATCATCGTACCTTTATCTTCTTGAGAACGAATCAAACGCCCCAACCCTTGACGTAATTTCAACGCTGCTTTCGGAATGGTTTCTTGGATAAAAGGATTGATTCCTTGTTTTTCTAAATAGGCTTGCCGAGCTTTCACCATTGGACGCTCAGGATTTTCAAAAGGCAAACGTGTAACAATCAATAGTTGTAAAGAGTCTCCGGGTAAATCGACACCTTCCCAGAAACTATCTGCACCAAATAAAATACTATCATTGGATTGGATAAATCGTTTTAAAAGTTTTTCACGACTACCGCCCATTCCTTGCGCTAAAATTTCACGACCATTTTCTAAAAATTTCATGTGCATACGACTATACACTTTTTGTAAAATATCATGAGAAGTAAACAAAACCAACACAGGTTGCTTCGTATCTGCCAATAAAGTCGTCAGGGTGTTTGCTAAGTATTTCGCATACTCTGACGCATCGTAGTCATGAATTGCAATGCCTTTATCGAGTGTAAATAATTGGGCTTGTTTGGCATAATCATAAGTTGTTGGTATCACTTTTAATGGCGCCTCAGGAATACCTAATTTTTTCGCAAAATAACTACGATCCCCCGACACGCGTAACGTACCACCAATATACAAAATATGTTCGTAGCGCTCATACCAACGTGTATTAGGCAAAATAGCAGCATCAAAATCAATTAATTGTAATTTCACCGTTCGTTGATTACCATAAATCGATAAAAAATGAACATAATTTTCTTCCCAATTTGAAAACCAATGATCCATTAATTGATATTGACGAACCATTTCATCAAAGAAACTTAACAAATCCCCAAACAAAATGCGCTGGCGATTTAACCAAGAATGATTCATACGATGCATCAGGGTCGTTAATTGTTCTTGTAACACTAGTAACTCTTCATAATACAATAGCAAACGTTGAATATTTTTCTCACACTGGCGAGAAACAGCTTCTCGTTGGTCTTTGGTCACTATATTCTCTTCTCTAATCCCTGTTGTTTGTGACCATTCATAAAAAATATCTTCTTGTACTTCAACAATAGCTGTCAATTCATCACGATACAATTGGAATAAGCGTGATGTTTCATAATCTTGATCAACCATTAATTGAATTAAATCAAATAATTGTCCTTCGTCTTGAAATTGTCCTAACTTGCGTTGAAAAGCACTCGTATCAACAAAAAAATTAGAGACTTGTTCCATAATGTCTGGTAAATGATGGGCTTCATCAATAATTAAATAGGGACTATTTGGGATTAATTGTTGTTGTCGCTGGGTTTCTTGTGCTAACAACGCATGATTAATAATCAAAACATTGCTTTGTTTCATTTGAGCATACAAATGACGCAAGAAATCTTCTTTGTAAAGTGCTTGTGATTTCGCTAGATTCTCTACCCCACGATGCTTGATTTCTTGGAATAATAGATGATTCAGACGAACTAAATTTAGCTCATCAAAATCACCTGTGACTGTTTGCGTTAACCACACTAATATTCCCATTTGATATAACGCGTACTGTTTTTGTTGTACAGGAATATTTAACGTTGCTTTAAATCGTTGCAAATCGATATAGTGATTCTTACTCTTAACAACAGTCGCTTGAATGGGTTGCTCTAATAGTGTATTCAATAAAGGAATATCCTGATTAATCAATTGTTGCTGCAATAAAATAGACACCGTACTAATAATGACAGGCTTTTCTGGCGTAGCTAAAAAATGTGCGGGTAACAGATAACCAATTGTTTTCCCCATACCGGTGGATGCTTCAACCAATAAATCTTTTTGCTCACTGGTAGTAAAATGACGATAAATAATATTCATCAATTTACTTTGCTCTTTACGATAGGTTAATTTCTCTTGATATAACGCCATTTTTTCTTTTTTAGTCGTTGGATAGGGTTTAGCAAAATGTTGTTCTAAAAATAATTTCACTTCTTTTTTTCGTAAAGCAATCCCATCAACAATTTCCAAATTGTCTGATAATGGTTGGGGATTGTCACGCATTTCTTGCATAACAGATTGAATGTACTCGCTCGTTTGCATGCTAGTTACCGTACTTAATTGAGCAATTTTTTCCATTGTCACTAAGGGCAATGCTTTCATAATGTGTTCCATATAAACTAATAACGCAGCCGTCACTTCCGCATCACTATCTGCTTGATGAGGCGCATCATGTTCTAACCCCAGACTTTCTGCCAAATCGCCTAAACGAAAACTAACTTCCGTTGGTAAAAAGATTTGAGCTAATTCTACGGTATCAATTCCTGGAATTTTTAACGGCGGCATGCCACAACGCTCTAATTCATGATTTAAAAAATGATAATCAAAATGGATATTATGCGCCACAAAAACCGTATTTTCTAATAAGTTATAAATAATCGGGGCAACATCTTCAAAGAGCGGGGCTTTTTTCACTCGTTTATTAGAAATATGCGTCAAGTTTTGAATTTGTTTGGAAATCGGCTGCATCGGATTGATGTCGGTCGCAAATCGACTAACGATTTTATTATTTTCAACTAAGACACAACCAAATTGGATGATACGATCGCTTTTAGGATCGGTGCCTGTTGTTTCAATATCTACAATTGCATAAGTGGTCTTCATCCTCTTCCTCCTCACACATGCTCTTTGCATTATACTACAAAGATTTTTATTCGCCCACCTTTGCCCAAACAAAAAAGACCATCCGTGAAGATAATCTTTTTTGATTTTATTTTGTTTCAGGAATTAATTTATTCATGGCAACCGCAACAATCGCACTCAAAGCAATCGGTGAATCTAATAAATATTGAATGAATTGTGGCGCACTTTGTTTGACTTCAGCTGGCATAAATAATAAACCAATTGCAAAAATTAGTGGCACACCAATAATGTATAATTCACGCTCAGAGAACTCTTGGTTCTTAATCACGCGGAAACCACTTAGCATGATAATGACACATACCACAGAGAAGACACCACCAATGACAGCCGATGGAATTGCATGAATCAATGCGGATAATTTACCTAAGAAAGATAAAATAATAAACCACACCGATGCCATAACAAAGACTTTTTTACTTGCTACACCAGTGA
This window encodes:
- a CDS encoding helicase C-terminal domain-containing protein, which translates into the protein MKTTYAIVDIETTGTDPKSDRIIQFGCVLVENNKIVSRFATDINPMQPISKQIQNLTHISNKRVKKAPLFEDVAPIIYNLLENTVFVAHNIHFDYHFLNHELERCGMPPLKIPGIDTVELAQIFLPTEVSFRLGDLAESLGLEHDAPHQADSDAEVTAALLVYMEHIMKALPLVTMEKIAQLSTVTSMQTSEYIQSVMQEMRDNPQPLSDNLEIVDGIALRKKEVKLFLEQHFAKPYPTTKKEKMALYQEKLTYRKEQSKLMNIIYRHFTTSEQKDLLVEASTGMGKTIGYLLPAHFLATPEKPVIISTVSILLQQQLINQDIPLLNTLLEQPIQATVVKSKNHYIDLQRFKATLNIPVQQKQYALYQMGILVWLTQTVTGDFDELNLVRLNHLLFQEIKHRGVENLAKSQALYKEDFLRHLYAQMKQSNVLIINHALLAQETQRQQQLIPNSPYLIIDEAHHLPDIMEQVSNFFVDTSAFQRKLGQFQDEGQLFDLIQLMVDQDYETSRLFQLYRDELTAIVEVQEDIFYEWSQTTGIREENIVTKDQREAVSRQCEKNIQRLLLYYEELLVLQEQLTTLMHRMNHSWLNRQRILFGDLLSFFDEMVRQYQLMDHWFSNWEENYVHFLSIYGNQRTVKLQLIDFDAAILPNTRWYERYEHILYIGGTLRVSGDRSYFAKKLGIPEAPLKVIPTTYDYAKQAQLFTLDKGIAIHDYDASEYAKYLANTLTTLLADTKQPVLVLFTSHDILQKVYSRMHMKFLENGREILAQGMGGSREKLLKRFIQSNDSILFGADSFWEGVDLPGDSLQLLIVTRLPFENPERPMVKARQAYLEKQGINPFIQETIPKAALKLRQGLGRLIRSQEDKGTMIILDRRIVTTKYGKKMARALPKELLLQEASVEEIREATVQFLEKTKDLNENSTDSAKVFV